From Salmo salar chromosome ssa09, Ssal_v3.1, whole genome shotgun sequence:
CTATAATAGAGAACTTGGCTCAAATAGATGTTTATCACTCTCGCTCAGATAATTACACTTACAGCTTATGAGGCAAGCCAGACAACATTCAAGAACGACTGTCTCCTTGAGAGAAGACAAAAGAAAATCAAGAAAGGAGCAACTCTTACCTGTATCAGCTCTTCTCAGCGGAACAGAAAGCTTAGAGGCTGAGATTGAGCATGTTTTTATCAAACCATCACATTTACCAAGCAATCATCATTTAGTGGGTATTGTATGTTCTTTTCAGTTCTGTTCTAGACAGAAATCAGTCAATCATTTTGATACAAACTCATAGCACTGTCGCTGTGATAACCTAAAGAAATGATCTCCCTGACATCCATGTACACTAGAATGTGTGTTGTGGTGACACCAGGGGTCTCACTCGCGTCTTGAAAAGAGCCTGTTAATATTCTCAATTAAGGGACGTGGATTAATCGCCAATGTAACAACTGCCTTTGGACGTACCGCAGCACAAAGCTATTTCACTGAACAGTTCTGAATGTAAAGAACCCAGCTTGAAGGAAACAGATAGAAAAATGCCCAGCATTTCTATTACCCCACTTATTTAGATCATACAGCACGTAAAGACTCCAAAGAAGGTAGCTAAATAACAATTAAGCTTTGACAACCTAAAGCTGTACAGTATTTTTCCTGCTCATGTAAACTGTGCTTATATCTTTCAAGTCTGCCTTGATCATATACTGAGAGGTTTGTTGTAAAAAAGTGAAATGTCTTTGAtagatgtattgtttagtgtaatAAATAATGTTTTAGACGAAGAATTTGCTGTTGTGATCAGAGTAAATTAGACTGTGAGTGATTGTCTTTATTGGACCATAAACTGGTGTGGCATTGCTAAAGAAACTGAGAAGCAATAACAGTTGGAGGATCCAAAAGGATGTTGCAGGAATTTTTCATTAAAGCCAGTGTCTGTTGGTCCATTTTCTGTCGATATTACAAAGGAAAGCTAATACTTTGGGCCTTCCTTTGTCAGAACAGATAACAGGCTGTAAGAAGCTGAGCACATGGCTAATGCAGAAGTAATCCCAGAGTCCCATAAATGTTTTAATAGTCACGTCTCTGTTCATCCCAATAATTAAGCAGCACTCCTCTTAATTGCCTCTCTTCTATCTGGGGGACATTTTAAGATGGTCCAGTTCACCCTGTATGTACCCTTCAGCCCCACaatgcaacacaacaacattcaGGAGCATGATGTCCACTGAAAATTAGGCGACTAAAGTTGAAAATACCTTTCTGCCTCCAGTTGAACTGTGCATAGTGTTCGTATCCTGAAACTTTAGGATTTTTGTATTGAAAGTGAATGATGCTGAAGCTTCAACTATAGAACCCCCACACCATAGCCAGCATCTGCATCCCAGAGCCCTTTGATAATTCAGTATGTGATATTTGTCCTTTGTCTTTTATCACGTTCCCCCATGGGGAGGCTCTTTAATTTTTGGCTGGGTGggcgggaaggagagatggatcaGAAGGTGAATGCGTAGACCACTCCCACCACCACGATGTTGCCGATAGTAGCGATGATGGCAATCCAGAGCCAGATGGCGTCACTGGACGAGGACTGGTCATCCTGCTGGGCCTGGGCTGAGGCAGCCGCAGAGGCAGCATGGACGCTGGCCGAGGAGTTGAAGAGCGAGTGGTCGGCACTGTAGTTGTCATTGGGTGAGGAGTCCATGAAGGCCCCTGTCATGACTGGgatctggaggagagggaggaagtgagggagagaaggagaaagatagaaagagagagaattagagaagaTGGAAAGGTGTTATTTTATTTCATATGCAGTGTAGAGCTCTTTGCCAATAGGTACTGCACATCGATCTAACATTACAGTAAAGTCCCTTATCCTGTGAGTAGGATTTGTTCTTGGGCCCTGCATTAGCAAGTTAAAGCAGAACAGTATATTAAAATAAATAGTGAACATGATATCACTGCATCTTGTTGCAAATGGGAACAAGGTTTCTCACTTGTTCGTGTGGATCCCTCCTGAGCACACACAGGCTAGTTCCCACCCTGGGAAATAGGGCTTAATTAACACCAAATTAATATTTAATCTGTGGGAAGTGAgatttttaaatttatttaaccttcatttaactaggcaattcagttaagaacaaattcttacttacaatgacagcctaggaacagtgggttaactgccttgttcagcggcagaacgacagatttttaccttgtcagctcggggactcaatctagcaacctttctggcccaacgctctaaccactaggctacctgccgccactgaTTTATTGCTTGGGACAATTAGAAGCCCTAAGAATGCTGCTGGTTGGCAGAAAGATGGAGAGTATcagtactgtatgtagtgtaggaAGCTGAGGTGTGCCTGAGAACAAAAAAGAACAGTAGCTCTCAAACTAGAAAACAGACTTCTCCTCTCCTCGGAGGGCTGTCGAAATCACCATGCTAAAAATACATTTGGATGAGATGACGTGGAGCAGTCGCACTATATACACCgaaacactctccctctctctccgctggcgctcaaacaaacacacacacacaataattaatagaaacaaaaacacacacacacgctcctttGAGGTCTTTCCTCGCACACAGGGAAATGTCTTTTTGAAAAGCATTCCGCTGCTCGCCAGCCATTGGCCCTCGGTAGTGAATAATGACATGACACATCCAATTGTGTGCCAGTTATTCCTCATGAGCATGACGGGAGCGGACATCCATGTATGGGGGAAGTAGCCTGGGAGTCCCTAACCCCAATTAGTGATCACTCAGCCAGAAGTAAATACTGAGGTTggctgatggatggatggaatacTGATCTACAGCGGTTTGATGCCATCAGAATGTGTGACTCATATGTCTGTTTGATGTGTATGCTATGTacagtaccgttcaaaagtttggggtcacttagaaatgtccttgtatttgaaagaaaagcacattttttgtacattaaaataacatcaaattgaacagaaatacagtgtagacattgttaatgttgtaaatgactattgtagctggaaacggctgattctacataggcgtacagaggcccatttccagcaaccatcactcctgtgttccaatggcacgccttacaagtccttaactggcagcttcattaaatagtacccgcaaaacaccagtctcaacgtcaacagtgaagaggcgactccgggatgctggccgtctaggcagagttgcaaagaaaaagccatatctctgtccagtgtctgcgttctgttgcccatcttaatcttttctttttattggccagtctgagatatggctttttctttgcaattctgcctagaaggccagcatcccagagtcgcctcttcactgttgacgttgagactggtgttttgcgggtactatttaatgaagctgccagttgaggacttgtgtggcgtctgtttctcaaactagacactctaatgtacttttcctcttgctcagttgtgcaccggggcatcccattcctctttccattctggttagggccagtttgcgctgttctgtgaagggagtagtacacagcgttgtacaagatcttcagttttttggcaatttctttgcatggaatagccttcattcctCAGAACAATAATAGATAGACaattttcagaagaaagttctttgtttctggccattttgggcctgtaatcaaacccacaaatgctgatgctccagatactcaactagtctaaagaaggccagttttattgcttctttaaatcaggacaacagttttcagctgtgctaacataattgcaaaagagttttctaatgatcaattagccttttaaaatgataaacttggattagctaacacaacgtgccattggaacacaggaggttgctgataatgggcctctgtacgcctatgtatatattccataaaaaatctgccgtttccagctacaa
This genomic window contains:
- the LOC106611160 gene encoding uncharacterized protein C14orf132 isoform X2, whose protein sequence is MDLSFMAAQIPVMTGAFMDSSPNDNYSADHSLFNSSASVHAASAAASAQAQQDDQSSSSDAIWLWIAIIATIGNIVVVGVVYAFTF